aaagaataagaaccatatttgacataaaaataatttgaaatcaagttttacaggatgtaattgaaaaaaaattaattcaaaataaattcaaaaaaaaaataaatagcaataaaaagaattagaactaaatctgacagataaaaaaattgaaggattataaagtaaaaaaaaaaagatttaattttataaattgtttcaaataaaaaaatagtaagcaaaataatatagaccacatcaaaaaaataaaacaaattgaagagtTATTTTGAGAATTTAAAGGGTCATGCacgaaaactgaaaaaaaaaaagaaaaataaaggaaaaaaatcgtTGATATCAAATCAGAGATTTGTTAACCACACGTTCGTCTAGACAATAAAGGGTTGCCAAGACTATTCAAACATCACAACAAAAGACAACATTTGGCCATATAAAGCCTCCCCACGCGATGCTTGAAGAGCGTGGAGGCATCCCAAATGATGGccacctttttatttatattatatatttattaaaaaaccaacTTGCCCTTAAGTAAacttgattataactaaaaaaaacatgataaaaatacaaaaaacaccaTTGGatgcaagttaattttttttattttaagggtaattgagtcattttattatgcttgaaaatgtaaaaaaaaaaaaaaaaaaaaaaacctagattctagtttaataaattgtgcttttaattctaatttaatcattttataatgtttttaagagataaaaaaaaatatctcaaattaatctaataataacTAATAGACTTTAATAAAAAGATCATATAACCAGTCTATACAATATTTTGTCTGGAAGGACAAAACGATAACTTCAATAAATATGTCCAGGACACACACACACCTTGACCTCATCATCACCTCAGACATAGAGAGGCAAGGTGTgtgtgtacacacacacacacacacacacacaccttgcCTCTCTATGTCTGAGGTGATGATGAGGTCAGGGTGATTTCCACTTGAGCTTGTTGGAGAAGATGTTTCCATCCATGCCACGCATGCTTATAGGAGATGACAATTTTCCACCCTAGCCAGAGACCACCAATTCATGGAGACAAAAGGCAAAACCGTCGGAAGGAAAGGTAGAGCACAGACCTCGCATTCATCTCTTGGAACCTCCTCAACCAACCTCCATTTGTCCATTACGATGGCCCATCTCCGCCTGAACTAAATCCCATACAAACTTTCTCGACGTTAAAGTATAATCTAATCTCTTGCAATCATTTCACTCTAAGAAATGTGGGGAAAAACAACTTAGTGGGATGTTTCTAGCAGATCTGCTTCACATCAAATTGAACAAGTAGTCGGTATACTCCGGCCAATGGAAAGAGATTTTAATGGGAACAAAAGGGATTAACCATGTCACCAACTAGGTAGAAAGTGAAGAAATGGTAGACAGGAGAGGATTAGGtcaaaataacctttttttagaatttttagtcTTTCTCGCTTCTTTCCCCATGCGCACCTTTTAACCCAAAAAAGCTTGTTTTTCTCTGCCTAGAGTGTCCATCAAGAAGGTAATGCCTATATTATATTGAGGCGCACATGACCATCTCGAAACGTCAATCTGCCCTTACACTTTTTAGTATAAGGTTAGGGTTGTGGTGTGAGCTTGCTTTATACTTTAGCTACAGGGGCAGAGAAGGAGTGGAGAGAGACTCACACGAGAGAAATTTAGAGCGtgagaaattatattaaaaacatccatatttaaaataaaataaaagggctCATTATCGAATTCCAAATCGAAACGTTTCGAAGCCACCCAGACTGCCATTTTATAACGTTGCACAAGAGAAGTGACAAAACCCAAGTGGCTCCACATAAGCTTGCTTTTTGGGATTTAATCTAAGTTGATATTCTAATTGACAAAATATTCACAAAGGGGCTACAAAAGGAGCTCTCGATGGAGAACATGATCATTATGCTCTTTCTCTGTTCTTATCTATATCAACAGGTTAGTTTAAAACCTATTTATATAACCAACAACTGAAGTGTATCGTCAAAAGGATCAAAAAAACATCACTGTACTCACGAAACATTGCTTactaaaagaattttatttttattttttattttcaatattagacTGTTTTGGTAATTATACTttaccatttttattttcaattttttttttttgggttatatAATAgtctcataatttttattttttttaaccaacaaCAATAGATATGTTAAAGATaaggctttataatttattttgattgatttttcatgaatttatcaCAATCTCATGATTTAGGTCACAAATTTAACAGATTAACTTAGGTAGactcatatctttttttattattttttctaattgattttttattttatctttcaatgttgagctggttgaaaattgagttttataaaaaaattttgtgaaATTATCCTGATATCATGACCCAGATTATAGATTTGGCGAATTAACAAGAGTTGaatctattcattttttatttttttttaattgggcttaataaaaaattttcattttctttccataTGGTTACCCTCAATTAAACTAGCTCTAGTAATGGGTTTTACAGGTTGACTCTGTttatttctttggttttttaaacttaatatttttttttaatttcaccttccAACAActaatgttctttttttatttagttttttttgtcaaatttaactTTCAATATTAGGTTATTTTGGAAATTGGActtcataatattgttttaatttgctttatatgaaGTTATCCTGATTTCATGGATTAGgtttgttttctcaatttcaactttcaacattGGATATGTTAGAAATGAAgctctataatttatttatttatttatttattttatgaatttattggtCTCATGATCCAGATAATAGTTTTAACATATTAACCCAGATTGACCTGAgttgtttttttgtcattttttaatcgattctttttcaatttcatccttcaacattagaaTGGTTAGAAATtgggctttgtaatttttttatttttttatggagttatctcgatctcatgactcGAGTTACGGATTTAGCATGTTACCCTGAGTTGaatcaaatagtttttcttatccttttttattttatttttaaattttattttttaatattgaattaattaagaaatgtttttcataatttattttgatttgttttttacagaattatcataatcttatgattcaataatagatttaataaattaacctaaatcaatttaatatatcataatctcaatattttttttttaaaaaaaaaacctcatttgACCATatcaatactttttaaaaaaaataccattcaCTATTAAAATGGATCCAATGTGCAGCATATGGCTGCCAATGATCTAGAATTTCTTTCTTCATGCTCAGCCTACTTCATAAAGGAGACTCATTCTGCTATTcactttctagttttttttttttcaagtcacaATCACCACAACCATTTTGTCACAAAGCAATTTACGTGCATCAGCTTGTTCATCACCCAAGCGTCATATCAGCTTCgcatttctctcttcttctttttttaatcttcacgATGTCAACAAATTTTGACCAGGAAGAGCTAACAAGATGAGTTATTTTCTTGCCGTATTTAGATCTCAGGATGATTCAATGCAAATAACTCCGCCCCTTGTCAGGAATAGAATCCCAACCCACTCATCTGATACTTGGAACTATAACCGGGGACTCAACCCTCCGTTAAAAACCCCATCGTTTCAGCTGTCCTCAAACCAAACAGCGCAGCTCCCTTCTAGTTCAACTCCTCCCCTCTCCTACACAAATTTCCGCCTAAATTTAAACTTGGCTCTTAAATTGTCAGGTTTTGCGCCAGAACCCAGCAAAACCTTTTGAGACCCCACTGCAGTGCAGACAAATATTCGTCCAAACCTTACcaattttatttcatgaaagTTCTCCTTTTGGTTTCCGACGAGGAAAGGCGAACCCAAAAGAAAATTTCAGCTCTTGTTATTTCTGTTAGTCTTGTGACAAGAAGATGATTGATCAAAATGAGCATAGCTAGTTCCTTTCAACTTTAATTAAGCCGTGTGCATTATTAGGTACACAAACAAGATTGAAAATATTCAATTCCAAAGCTTCCATGGCAAGCTCTCTACAATTTGAACAAAACTGTATTTAACTTTTTCATGTAAATGCCATCCCTGTATGTAGATGTGTGCGTGTATATATACAACATCTAAACAGATGAACCACTTTATATAGCATTTAGCAGGTGAGGACCAGAGCCACGCAACATGTAAATTCTCTGCAACATGTGTAGGTGCTTCAACAAACAGAAGAAAAACCCAGTAAAACAAATCGAGAAGAAAATTGATGGCGTAAGGTTTCGCCATCATCAACCAGAGCCCTTCAGTTACCCGGAAGATTTCTGTGTTAAGAGCCCTGATCTATTTCTTTACGAGATGCTTCCCACAGTCGATGCTCTATTCCCAACTTCCTGAGCTCCGTTAGGCCTTGCTCCACTGAGATGGAATACTCAAGATAAGTGATGAGTCAATGATatggaaaaatgaaagaatttgGCAGATGGTAATTTTACAATGCCTTCTAGTGAGTCCAGTAAAAGTGTCACGGTTATACAATCTTCTCTGCATGCTTATCATAGAACTGTACAACAACTACATGCAAGCATCAAACTATCAAGGACAGGGGAAGATTACCGTCAACAGCATCATGTGAACTTGGCGAGTGTACGCTGCGGCTAATCCAAAACTGAAGTCATTCTTTAGCAGTGTCCTCCTCTATACCATGGGCTTTGGCTCTTCTCCAAAAATATGTAAGCCATGCCTGTGCAAGTATATTGTAACTTACTCAGATTCAGCACAACACAAAAACTTGCTCCTCCCTTATCTGTGTTGGTGTTAAATCGGGACAGAAAATGCATGGACATTACTGTGCAGAAACTAACAATTTTTGAAGCTGTCAATTATTCGATACCATGGGCCATTCACAGGTAGGTTTTTTCACAGGAAAAAACCGAACAGATAagtaaagaataaagaaatacACCAGCTTATTTGTTAAGATTCCAAAGGGGCACACGGATACTAATCAATTCTCTCTACAAATTTGCACCTGAAGAATGTCAATCACCAATTGAGATTTTCAACCAGACACCAAACTCTATAATATACCACTGTTTAGAAGAGGCCAGTAACAACAGCAATATACAAGAAGATTTAATCGCAACATCAGGAAACTGAATCAATCGCAGAAATATTGGAAACTTGCATATTTCACAATGCAGTTCCACCAACCAAATAAAGTACATAattctagaaaacaaattacaacagtggttaaatgataaataaagcCAGACCTCCTTGAAAAGAACGTCTTCAGACTCCTCTGGACTCAATTctgcaagaaaaatgatggattTGAATTATATACAACTGTGATCTCGAAACAGCAAATGATgggtctgaccaaaaaagatataaaaaaaaaaaggcgagTGAAAGGTAGTGCTTGTCAACTTTAAGTGTGGCAATAGCACTACATATTTCAGCCAAGTAGATTATAAGGTAAATGCAAGAAGTAGCCCAAATACTACTCACCGAATGCTTCCATATACTTTGGATCACCATGTGATTTGACATCTGAAAGAAACAGAAAGGGCATGTCAGCAAGATACAATAGCATAAACAACACTGTGATAAGGAATAAAATCTAACAATTTAAGCCAGCATCAGCAGCATGTCAACAGGCCAACTCATACCTGAGATGGACAGTCTAAGAGCGTTTGCTCGCCGCTGTTGGGCCAGTGCAAGCACAATAGCAACCTCAACCTTGAAAGTGACACAATACATATAATATCAGAACACCAAAACACTTTGCAAAACCAGAAACCTTATATAGTTCAAAGATAACAGTTAATAAAGATGGAAGGGGGCTGAATGAAAAACAATGCTTGTTGTGCATCATATTGAAACTcaaaaataaacataagatGGAAGAATATGGTTGAAAGACAAGTAATGAATAACATAAACCTTCAAGGAAGCAAGCTCCTTCAAACCCATTTCAACTGAAAGCATACTCTCAATATTTCCTTCTCCAGTTAGATCACTCAAGTCATGAGCAAGTGTGCTTCTCTTCTCACTGTCCTCCTCACCTACTCAAAGTTACTAGTATTAGATACCAAAGAAAGTTTGATACAAACAATAGAGCAGTTCAAGCCAACACATTGACCCCATTAAAACTGTTATCCAGTGAAAACACAGTAGCAACTGCAAAAGCCAAATAGCAAGTACTAGCCTTTTTCCCAACATTCCTCCTTGGCCTTTTGTCCAGCAGAGACAACAACCTCAAATGGAAGCGGTGCTAAGGATGACCAGTATTCATGCTTTGACACAGCAACATCCCCACAGATACCTATAAATATGAAGAGAATTACATGAAATGGGTAGGTGTGATGGATGAACTGCTCGGTGTCAGGCACAAAGTATATTAAACAAGCCATTGTATATAGTAAATTAAAAGAAGTCATAGCACATAAAACTGTGGGAAAAGTTCGTTAAAATATTGCCTCATAATTCATGCAGAAAAAAAAGACCAagacaaatttaaaaacaaaaggttatTTCCAATACgacataagaaaacaaaacattgacCAGTAGATTACCATATTTTGCAGCTAAGCCCCAGTATCGAGCAAGCCAACACCTCTTAAGGACAACCTCTTCCTAAAATGCAGATACACAATTAATGgtttctaatatattattaaggAGCCATTTGAATCTATTCCGACACAAACCATTTCTTTCTGGGTCAATATCATTCTTTGTGTCATTGAATGAAGGGCCTTTACTTCAGATTCAGCTCCCCGCAGCTGTTGCACAACGACTGATGCCTCATCTTTTGCATTCTGATTTAAGCAAGAAATGTACACATAAAGTTATGATGAGTTAGGAACTTAGAAATGCAGAAAAATATCTAAGAGGTGTTAAAGGACCACATGATGACTTACTTACCTCTATTTCAGATCGAATAGATGCAATTTCCTTATCcaccatattattttgttttgcatccTTAAGGGCAGCCTGAAGAACAgaacaaaatttaaagaaaatgagtATGATCTTTGGGCCTTTAACATTGTTAAAGCTAATACAGCAAGAAAACCATCATGGTCCTAAAACAAATGGACAAAATACCCCTCCTTACTGCCATTCGAACCTCAGAATCAAAAGTCTAAACACAGGAGTTCCAATGATTTAATGGTCCAAATAAAAGTCTTAGTTTGTCCTCCTCGGTAAGCTAAAATAGCGACAGTGACCTAAATTGACAAGTCTAGCATAAGGATACATCCTCATTACCTCTCTTTGTCGCAATGCAGCTTCCTTTCTGCAGATGACAGCACAAGATGTCATTACATGAATATTAACAAAGATAAAGAACCACCAGAGTTGTCAGAACAACTAACCTGCTCAGCAACTTAGCTTCTAAAGATACTCCTTCTCCAAGAGCAGCAACCTGAGGAACCAGGACAAGCAGCAAAGTGCACGTGTTAATGAAATTGGAGGTTGGGAACCTGAAAGAATTACCTGCGAGGCtttcaaattcaaagcaacACCTGTAAAACCCAATATCAAGTAAAAGAGCAAGGTTTAGGAAGAAAAACACTGTTCAGCGTGAAGTTTAGAATGAGGAGTGCTACTTTAAGGGTGGGTTCATATGGGTAAATAAGGGTAGTTTTTTTATTGGCGGTTGGTTATTTAAACctttttggttgaaaatggGCAGTGGTATATTGGTTGCAGAGGAGTGAAGGtcgtcttctttttttttctatcttccACGGGCTTAGAAGTTATAGGTCACTCCTCTGTAATGAAAAATTGTCATAATCAACAACAGCACATTGTTTATTGACATTTTTACCaggaatgaaatttaaaaccttCAATGTGTGCGCCCTCAAGCACACATTGGGAAAACTCTTATAATTATTAACACAAcagtatatttttatctttaaaccTTGTAAGAAATGCACCCTTAGGCTATATGCAAGTCAAGCAAAAAGATGCCAATATGCTGAGGCTTTAAGACGTGCTTTAAAATATGGAAACTACTTAGCACCTGTTTCTCAAGCTCCTTGACTCTGGCATCCACTTCCTTGCATCTCTCTTCCTCAAGCCTGAGCTGTACAATAAATACAGGTTTAATTGTACCATATGTGGCTTCATTACtagtttggaaaaataaaaaaatcaaaacaactgTACCTTCTCGAGGATGTTTCCATTCTCTTCTTGTAGCATATCAAGCTGCAAAATGAATCAATCTTATCATGGAATCTTCATTATAGTAAACAAAATCCATTTTATGTCTCTAAGAGAATACCTATTGATTGTTGCACATAGAggggagaaaaacaaataacaagaaTCTGGTGAGTACATACTTCATCACGGAGTGCAGAAGCCTCGTGTTGATCTCCTGTGTCTTTTGAGTTAAAATTTACCACTTCTGACAAGAATCTGTAATCATGACAATTCACGCCTCCAAATTGTCATATCATAAAATCACGCATCCTTTAGTGAAAAGCCAAAGACTAGCTTATCTAAATATTGGTCCTGCTAGGTGATGCATGTTTCAGAACCAAGGAGGGCATTGCTCAAGCTAGATAGAGCTTGGTtgttaggggaaaaaaaagacattgtcTTTTTGTTGGCAACCCCACTTCAAAGCTAGGCCTTGCAGAGACTAAACGAGTCCAGTTCCTTAGCTACACCTCAAGACCAAGATATTCCTTTAATTCAGAGCCAGACCAGGAAGCTGCATGACTAGACTACATAAAACCACGACCTTATATCTCTACCTTAACCCATACAAAAGTGTTGCATTTCCATTACTGGCATCATGTTTTCATAATTACAAGAAACTCCCACAACTTAAGTTACAGGTTAGGTaacaaaacatggaaaaaagtAGCATCACATAGTTGATAATTGATACAACGAATTCCATAATTcttttccaaaaaagaaaaaggtcatTCTGATAGAATTTGAACATCCACTGTTAAAGCAGAATAAATGTTTTAGTTCTCTAATTTTACCTTTTACCATCTCTATGCCCATTTCTCGGAGGATCTATCGGCGGTAAAGAAACCGCAGTCCTCAACGATCCTTTGCTCAATGGCACTGGTGGTACTGCTGCTGCAGTTCTAAGCGACATTGCTGGCCTTCCAGCTGATGTCGACCGACCCGCCGCAGTCTCTTCAAAATTCCTAGCTAACTAAATTCAGaacccaccaaaaaaaaatccaattagcATATACTTTTCCTACACATTTTTGCACATCATGCATTCTTGTATAAGAAAGaaccacaataccaaaaaagaattaagtatCACCTTAATTTCCAAGTTATAGAGCTGTAATTACAGAAAGCTGAAGTTAATACAAATCTAACATCCATAATTTTCGACTTAACTCCCGCCGCTAAATGCCAACTTTACTTATAGCAGACAATTAAATCATTCCTTAATTCGTTTAAAATCAacacttcattttctttcaatcaGAATCGAAACAAATTCGCTGCagtgaaaaagaaattaaccaaaaaaaaggtaagaaaaGGAAGTTACCGCAGGTGAAGGAGATCTATTGATCCTTGAAGACGCAGTGGTAACCGAAGCTTTACTTGTAGCAATAACATTATTACTGTTACTATTAGCATTCCTCGAGAGAGACAGAGGCGGAGGAGCACTGTAACGAAACCCTAGATCATCGCcttcgtcgtcgtcgtcgtcgtcgtcagcAGTTTGAGAAGCCATGACTTGAGCTAGCCGCTGAGCCGCAGCTTTAGCCGCTACATTCTGGTTTCGCTTGATGGTGGAGAATCCGGAAGCGGAAGAGGATCGCGCGTGGTGACCGTGACGCGCATTTGGCACCATTGCCGCCATCGGAGAAGCGCCTGAGTCGCTGGTCCATTGGCGCGTGTAGAGCGGGCTTTCAGTTCTTTGCCGGTCCATGAATAAATAGAGTGGTAGAAGTCCGAGTGAGAAAAATCAAAAGgatctttttaaaatacacacacacacactcttttATAGGGGCTGGCTTGCTGCCTAGATCTTTGTGGAGAAATGCAATGCTGCACTGTTTGTGGAGAGAGAAGTGGAGGTGGTAATTGGTATGTTGATGTTGTAAGCTTTGCCTCAACTGCTAACTTTAATACTATTTATagccacgtttttttttttggtgttgtaaaaaatgtttttaaaaatattttttaattaaaataatatttttatttttaatattaattcattaaaatattaatttaataatttgtaaaataaaaacaaactttaaaaagcaaaaagaaggAAACACATTAATGAGGTATTTGTCGGCctaagtgttttattatttcataaatttcttttaaataaaaattgatttattttggggTTTAAAGAAAATACTTGAAGCTTGTCTGTGATTTGTTGGAAAATTCTCTGATGATTtcattctttttgttgttttttaggaTGGTGGAGCTCCCTCGGATTTGAACTTCAAAGGGTCTGGAAAAAAAAGGGTGAGTCCTATGTGTCGGTCCATTACATTGGCATGAGATTAGTGTTGTCTATTCAAAATATATCTCAagtacaaaaacacaaaatattgtatttctcacatttatatatatttagatgatATATTGGGATGAATCTCCACCCCATGTTAGAATGTTTTTATGATCATACTATGTGATTTTTATGcttaatatatatgatttatttggTTAAGTTAGGTTAAGCTAAATAGTTGGTTAGTTGGTTGGGGCATGGataaatgttgtttttaaaatgatttttgtttaaaaatatattaaaataatattttatttatttatttatttttaacattgatacattaaaatattcaaaatattaaaaaaaaattcaaaaattaacgGCACGCAAAATGGTTAATTATATCTACAGTGCACTCAATTGAGATACAAGCAGCAAAGCCTAAGAGAACTTATATGACAAATGTAATGCCATAAAATACAAGAGGTGGAAGTGGTTGAATGTAAAGAGTAGCGGCGGGTTAATGCCGGCAATACATTCTACAAATACATTTAGACTTCCGAAACATATCATTTTCAAGGAGCGGGTGCCTTCCCACAATCAGTGTTCGGcaacatttatttaaattttatcagaacaaaaaaaaaagattttttttcattaggttGATATTTTAAGCTGTATAGTCTAGTCGTGACCGCTGTCGTACCGTTAAATTATTCTGCATATGCTCATGGATGACAAATTTGTAATGATAGATTTGTccttaattcatatttttactatgatataattgttatttttaaatcacatgaggatagattagttttttttatttttttatccaataaaataatttaattaccttttaaatcacaaaatttaaacttagaaacaagattttttagtcttttcaatattttttacatggtaaaatgagttaattaacattaaaagcaaaatctattaaactatcttccatagatttctcttctttatcatgttttttttttattattattagtattaagTGGACTCATGggtcttttaataaaaataaatattattttagaaacttGTTATCACTGTTTGGGAACTAAACATCTCATTTTATGGcgatgtttaaattattttggcaACCCCTTCATTATATAAGCAGTGTGCATGGCCAACAGCCTTTTGGTTTAACGCTGAtagtttctcttttttcttcactttttgaTTTTCAtactttaaaatctttaaaatttcgAAACAgctcttcaatttatttattttttaaaatttggtttatgtttttttaattattatttattttatttgaaataatttataaaagaaaaagaaaaaaattat
This region of Populus alba chromosome 3, ASM523922v2, whole genome shotgun sequence genomic DNA includes:
- the LOC118054433 gene encoding coiled-coil domain-containing protein SCD2 yields the protein MDRQRTESPLYTRQWTSDSGASPMAAMVPNARHGHHARSSSASGFSTIKRNQNVAAKAAAQRLAQVMASQTADDDDDDDEGDDLGFRYSAPPPLSLSRNANSNSNNVIATSKASVTTASSRINRSPSPALYNLEIKLARNFEETAAGRSTSAGRPAMSLRTAAAVPPVPLSKGSLRTAVSLPPIDPPRNGHRDGKRFLSEVVNFNSKDTGDQHEASALRDELDMLQEENGNILEKLRLEEERCKEVDARVKELEKQVAALGEGVSLEAKLLSRKEAALRQREAALKDAKQNNMVDKEIASIRSEIENAKDEASVVVQQLRGAESEVKALHSMTQRMILTQKEMEEVVLKRCWLARYWGLAAKYGICGDVAVSKHEYWSSLAPLPFEVVVSAGQKAKEECWEKGEEDSEKRSTLAHDLSDLTGEGNIESMLSVEMGLKELASLKVEVAIVLALAQQRRANALRLSISDVKSHGDPKYMEAFELSPEESEDVLFKEAWLTYFWRRAKAHGIEEDTAKE